In Mercenaria mercenaria strain notata chromosome 15, MADL_Memer_1, whole genome shotgun sequence, a single genomic region encodes these proteins:
- the LOC123561523 gene encoding uncharacterized protein LOC123561523: protein MELKVIVLSCIIITVTVATEKEVTKETQYADEGDDLSIQNIAKISKQAETNKKFENIFARMELLEAREKAREQKYMNEIQILKHQLSIQTRRTASLERLVKSLHNKKVDHDNKRMEKQDESTNNVKRRIMSPKVQSRDVKRSQRIRRAENENPVAFFATLDQHLTHVGIHQPIAFDNVTTNIGNAYNSHFGSFIAPVPGTYVFSATLFSHYHADYHVQFVKNGQSLTNIYMRGSESGYGTMSQTIVLQLQKGDDVSIQNNEVDSAIFGANYCTFSGFLLQEEFSSAAVVGK from the exons ATGGAACTTAAAGTAATTGTTTTATCATGCATAATTATAACGGTTACCGTGGCTACGGAAAAGGAGGTTACCAAAGAAACTCAGTATGCAGACGAAGGCGATGATTTGTCAATCCAAAACATAGCTAAGATATCCAAGCAGGCTGAAACCAATAAGAAGTTTGAGAATATCTTCGCTCGTATGGAACTTCTCGAGGCTCGTGAAAAGGCTCGCGAGCAGAAATATATGAACGAGATTCAAATTTTAAAGCACCAGCTTTCGATCCAAACACGTCGTACGGCATCGCTTGAAAGATTGGTCAAAAGTCTTCATAACAAAAAGGTCGATCATGACAATAAACGAATGGAAAAGCAAGACGAATCTACAAATAACGTAAAAAGAAGAATTATGTCGCCGAAAGTACAATCTCGTGATG TAAAAAGAAGTCAAAGAATTCGTCGAGCCGAAAACGAAAATCCAGTCGCCTTCTTCGCTACACTTGACCAGCATCTAACTCATGTAGGAATTCATCAACCAATTGCCTTTGACAATGTGACAACTAACATCGGCAATGCTTACAACAGTCATTTCGGTTCTTTCATTGCTCCAGTTCCTGGTACTTACGTCTTTTCAGCGACCCTCTTCTCACACTATCACGCTGATTATCATGTTCAATTTGTCAAAAATGGACAATCACTTACCAACATCTACATGAGAGGTTCGGAGTCTGGCTACGGTACAATGAGTCAAACGATCGTGCTGCAACTTCAAAAGGGTGACGATGTGTCCATCCAAAACAATGAAGTAGACAGTGCAATCTTTGGCGCCAATTACTGTACTTTCTCGGGATTTCTACTTCAGGAGGAGTTTTCAAGTGCGGCAGTTGTTGGAAAATAG